The following proteins are co-located in the Hevea brasiliensis isolate MT/VB/25A 57/8 chromosome 11, ASM3005281v1, whole genome shotgun sequence genome:
- the LOC110641657 gene encoding molybdate transporter 1, translated as MEPHSQQLPVVGTLQNLPETPTSKFPTNIVHKVRENLVFQSKWAEINGAMGDLGTYIPIVMALTLASDLNLGTTLIFTGMYNIVTGAIYGVPMPVQPMKSIAAVAISNKEEFGIPEVMAAGICTGGILLILGCTGLMQLVYRLIPLSVVRGIQLSQGLSFAMTAVKYIRKDQNFYKSKSGGDRPWLGLDGLVLAVFCACFITVVNGAGEDRGEREINNSNLCEEERHRSRRRRIRKIISSLPSAFMVFLLGVVLAIIRRPKVVQDIKLGPSSIQAVKISKHAWKEGFIKGTIPQLPLSILNSVIAVCKLSADLFPGKDFSATSLSVTVGLMNLVGCWFGAMPCCHGAGGLAGQYKFGGRSGGCVTLLGAAKMVLGLLIGSSLVMVLDQFPVGVLGVLLLFAGIELAMASRDMNTKDESFVMLICTAVSLVGSSAALGFVCGIVAHVLLKLRSGIMHSTRIP; from the coding sequence ATGGAGCCCCATAGCCAGCAATTACCTGTTGTTGGTACCCTCCAAAACCTTCCTGAAACGCCCACTTCCAAATTTCCGACCAATATTGTTCACAAAGTGAGAGAAAATTTGGTCTTTCAATCAAAATGGGCAGAAATCAATGGTGCCATGGGAGACTTAGGCACTTACATCCCAATAGTCATGGCCTTGACCCTAGCCAGTGACCTTAACCTGGGCACAACGCTAATATTCACTGGCATGTATAATATTGTCACTGGTGCAATTTATGGCGTGCCAATGCCAGTACAGCCCATGAAATCAATTGCTGCTGTTGCTATATCAAACAAAGAAGAATTTGGCATCCCAGAAGTTATGGCAGCAGGAATTTGCACTGGGGGAATTCTATTGATTTTGGGTTGCACAGGTTTGATGCAGCTAGTTTATAGGCTAATTCCACTATCTGTTGTTCGGGGGATTCAGCTTTCACAAGGGTTATCATTTGCAATGACTGCTGTTAAGTATATTAGGAAGGATCAGAACTTTTACAAGTCAAAGTCAGGTGGAGATCGACCCTGGTTGGGGTTGGATGGGTTGGTTTTGGCTGTATTTTGTGCTTGCTTTATTACTGTGGTCAATGGTGCAGGGGAGGATAGAGGAGAAAGAGAGATTAATAATAGCAATTTGTGTGAAGAAGAAAGGCATAGGAGTAGGAGGAGGAGAATTAGGAAAATTATTTCCTCACTTCCCTCTGCTTTTATGGTCTTCTTGCTGGGTGTGGTTTTGGCAATTATAAGGAGGCCTAAAGTGGTGCAGGATATTAAATTAGGACCATCTTCTATTCAGGCGGTGAAAATCTCCAAGCATGCTTGGAAAGAAGGGTTTATCAAGGGCACAATTCCTCAACTTCCTTTATCAATTCTAAATTCTGTCATTGCTGTGTGTAAGCTGTCAGCTGATCTTTTTCCAGGCAAGGACTTCTCTGCTACCTCTCTTTCAGTGACTGTAGGCCTAATGAACTTAGTGGGATGTTGGTTTGGGGCCATGCCCTGTTGCCATGGTGCAGGAGGCCTTGCTGGTCAGTACAAGTTTGGAGGTAGGAGTGGTGGGTGTGTTACCCTTCTGGGAGCAGCCAAAATGGTCTTGGGCTTGCTTATAGGGAGTTCTTTAGTGATGGTTTTGGACCAATTCCCAGTTGGGGTCTTAGGAGTGCTACTATTGTTTGCTGGAATAGAGCTAGCTATGGCTTCAAGAGACATGAACACAAAGGACGAATCCTTTGTGATGCTTATATGCACTGCAGTTTCGCTTGTGGGTTCTAGTGCAGCACTTGGCTTTGTGTGTGGGATTGTTGCGCAtgttcttcttaagttgagatctGGCATTATGCATAGCACAagaattccatag